The following proteins come from a genomic window of Lachnoclostridium phytofermentans ISDg:
- the prfA gene encoding peptide chain release factor 1, giving the protein MFDKLEDLLIRFQEIQNELNEPTVTNDQARFRKLMKEQNDLGEIVDKYLEYKQTKKNIEESLELLDEESDEEMRELAKEELSTSKANLVVIEEQLKILLLPKDPNDSKNVIVEIRGGAGGDEAALFAAELFRMYSKYAETMRWKIDMMNLNENGIGGFKEVIFMINGQGAYSKLKYESGVHRVQRIPVTESGGRIHTSTVTVAIMPEAEEVDVELNMNDCRFDVFRSSGNGGQCVNTTDSAVRLTHMPTGIVISCQDEKSQLKNRDKALKVLRARLYELELEKAHDAEAAARKSQVGTGDRSEKIRTYNFPQGRCTDHRIKLTSHRLDDIMNGDLQEVIDSLTAADQAAKLSNMQDEY; this is encoded by the coding sequence ATGTTTGATAAATTAGAAGATCTATTAATTCGATTTCAGGAAATCCAGAATGAATTAAATGAACCAACCGTAACGAATGACCAAGCAAGATTTCGTAAATTGATGAAAGAGCAAAATGACTTAGGTGAAATCGTAGACAAATACCTTGAGTATAAGCAAACTAAGAAAAATATTGAAGAAAGCTTGGAACTATTAGATGAAGAAAGCGATGAAGAGATGCGTGAGCTTGCAAAGGAAGAATTATCAACCAGCAAAGCAAATCTAGTAGTGATTGAAGAACAGCTTAAGATTTTATTACTTCCAAAGGATCCAAATGATTCAAAGAACGTTATTGTTGAAATTAGAGGTGGCGCAGGTGGAGATGAAGCAGCTTTATTTGCAGCTGAACTTTTCCGTATGTATTCTAAATATGCTGAAACAATGCGTTGGAAAATCGATATGATGAACTTAAATGAAAATGGTATCGGTGGTTTTAAGGAAGTAATCTTCATGATCAATGGCCAAGGAGCTTACTCTAAACTTAAGTACGAAAGTGGAGTACACCGTGTACAAAGAATTCCAGTAACAGAATCTGGCGGAAGAATTCATACTTCAACAGTAACCGTTGCAATTATGCCAGAGGCAGAAGAAGTCGATGTTGAGCTTAATATGAATGATTGTCGATTTGATGTATTCCGTTCTTCTGGTAATGGTGGTCAGTGCGTTAATACGACTGACTCTGCAGTACGATTAACCCATATGCCAACCGGCATCGTAATATCCTGCCAGGATGAGAAATCCCAGTTAAAGAATCGTGATAAGGCATTAAAGGTATTACGCGCAAGATTATACGAATTGGAACTTGAAAAAGCTCATGATGCAGAAGCTGCTGCAAGAAAGAGTCAGGTAGGAACAGGAGACCGTTCTGAGAAGATTCGTACGTATAATTTCCCACAGGGACGTTGTACAGATCATAGAATTAAGCTTACCAGCCATCGTTTGGATGACATTATGAATGGTGACTTGCAAGAAGTAATTGATAGCTTAACTGCAGCAGATCAAGCAGCTAAACTTTCCAATATGCAGGATGAATATTAA
- a CDS encoding TrkH family potassium uptake protein, translated as MFQKKRRFSTTRMIATGFLAGIMLGALLLSLPIATKAGIVTPLEDSFFTATTSICVTGLTTVTTGEHWSFFGQLVILLLIQFGGLGVVTFTTTIFLLLGKRVKLSDRLVIQNAYNIDTLSGLVKLTKKIIKFTLIVEGIGAFCYLFQFVPEFGVVDGVWYSIFHAVSAFCNAGIDLVGGNSFIPYRDNLWINLVTMGLIVLGGIGFPVWWDVFHISKQAVKKDIKVRSMFRRLTLHSKIAITVTVVMIVLGAVLTFILEFNNPATIGELSIGKKMLSSLFQSVTTRTAGFATIPQQNFKDATSIVYLVWMFIGGSPSGTAGGIKTVTVAVILLSTISIVRGKKDIEIFQRRISDQYLKKGLAVVMVSFLVLMVTTISLSAIQNSSFLDTLYETTSAIGTVGLTRNMTGSLMTAGKIIVMITMYLGRIGPITMALAINAGKHQGEKSLPEGKILVG; from the coding sequence ATGTTTCAGAAGAAAAGAAGGTTTTCAACAACAAGAATGATTGCAACTGGTTTCTTAGCAGGGATTATGCTAGGAGCTTTGTTGCTTTCTTTACCGATTGCCACGAAGGCTGGAATTGTTACTCCGCTTGAAGATTCGTTCTTCACAGCGACGACATCCATCTGTGTGACTGGACTGACAACTGTAACAACAGGGGAACATTGGAGTTTCTTTGGACAGTTAGTAATCCTGTTGTTAATACAGTTTGGAGGATTGGGAGTTGTAACCTTCACAACAACAATATTCTTACTTCTAGGTAAGAGAGTAAAATTATCAGATCGCTTGGTAATTCAAAATGCATATAACATTGATACCTTATCAGGTCTCGTAAAGTTAACGAAGAAAATAATTAAGTTTACCCTTATTGTTGAGGGAATAGGAGCTTTTTGTTATTTATTTCAGTTTGTCCCAGAGTTTGGTGTTGTAGATGGGGTATGGTATTCCATCTTTCACGCAGTATCAGCATTTTGTAATGCTGGTATTGATTTAGTTGGTGGTAATAGCTTTATACCATATCGTGATAATCTATGGATTAATCTGGTTACAATGGGCTTAATTGTTCTTGGTGGTATCGGTTTCCCGGTATGGTGGGATGTATTTCACATTTCAAAACAAGCAGTGAAGAAAGATATTAAGGTTCGCTCCATGTTTCGAAGATTAACCTTGCATTCTAAAATTGCCATTACTGTTACAGTAGTTATGATAGTGCTCGGGGCAGTTTTAACCTTTATTCTTGAATTTAACAATCCAGCAACCATTGGAGAATTATCGATAGGAAAGAAAATGCTTAGTTCGCTGTTTCAGTCGGTAACGACCAGAACTGCGGGGTTTGCGACAATTCCACAGCAAAATTTTAAAGATGCGACAAGTATTGTATACTTAGTATGGATGTTTATAGGCGGATCACCTTCTGGTACGGCCGGTGGTATAAAGACAGTAACAGTTGCAGTGATTTTACTATCAACAATATCGATTGTTCGTGGTAAAAAGGATATTGAAATCTTCCAAAGAAGAATATCAGATCAATATTTAAAGAAAGGTCTTGCAGTTGTAATGGTTAGCTTCCTAGTGTTAATGGTAACTACCATTTCATTAAGTGCAATCCAGAATAGTAGCTTTTTAGATACGCTTTATGAGACAACCTCAGCCATTGGTACAGTTGGTCTTACCAGAAATATGACAGGTAGTCTGATGACTGCTGGTAAAATTATCGTTATGATAACAATGTATTTAGGACGTATTGGTCCGATTACGATGGCACTGGCGATTAATGCAGGGAAACATCAAGGAGAAAAATCCTTACCAGAAGGTAAAATCCTGGTAGGATAG
- a CDS encoding potassium channel family protein, with translation MARKEFVVFGLGRFGKSVATTLAEGGCEVMVVDNDEDKIHEIADYVTYAVRADVTEAESLESLGLRNFDGAVIAIGENLEASVMVTILVKELGVPYVLAKAQNELHAKVLKKVGADMVVFPEKETGIRIANNLMMGNFFDAIELSSTSSMMELDILQEWIGHSLRELNLRAKNKINVIGIKRDDQLNINPDADMPLERNDVLVIIGKNEILNKLANQ, from the coding sequence ATGGCAAGAAAAGAATTTGTAGTTTTTGGATTAGGCCGTTTTGGTAAAAGCGTAGCAACCACGCTTGCAGAAGGTGGATGTGAAGTAATGGTTGTAGACAACGATGAAGATAAAATACATGAAATTGCGGATTATGTTACTTATGCGGTACGAGCTGATGTAACAGAAGCCGAATCATTAGAAAGCCTTGGTCTGAGAAATTTTGATGGTGCAGTTATAGCGATTGGTGAGAATTTAGAGGCAAGTGTTATGGTAACAATACTTGTAAAAGAGTTAGGAGTACCTTACGTTCTTGCGAAGGCACAAAATGAGCTACATGCGAAAGTGCTAAAGAAGGTTGGAGCTGATATGGTGGTATTTCCAGAGAAAGAAACTGGAATCCGTATCGCAAACAATTTGATGATGGGAAATTTCTTTGATGCAATTGAATTGTCTTCTACATCTAGCATGATGGAGCTTGACATCTTACAAGAATGGATAGGACATTCTTTACGAGAGTTAAATTTACGCGCTAAAAATAAAATTAATGTAATTGGGATCAAAAGAGATGACCAGCTTAATATCAATCCAGATGCAGATATGCCACTGGAAAGAAATGATGTATTAGTTATCATCGGTAAAAATGAGATATTAAATAAGTTAGCGAATCAGTAA
- a CDS encoding TrmH family RNA methyltransferase, producing MITSSSNSQIKNLIKLQKQSKVRNELKVFVCEGKKMFEEVASQQRNQIKKVYLAESYYHQYTKQNPEYLKGLDFEVLSDQVMKEASETITPQGILAIVKQPIYTLKDMTSGDSIRLLLLEDIRDPGNLGTMVRTAEGVGMTGIVLSKDSVDMFNPKVIRSTMGAIFRVPFFYAEDFYACLNQIKNEEIAIYAAHLQGAVWYDKVSYQGKSAILIGNEANGLSDKATSLSTQRIKIPMEGNVESLNAAIAAAVLMYESYRQIRNH from the coding sequence ATGATTACTAGTTCATCGAATAGTCAAATCAAAAACTTAATAAAACTTCAAAAACAAAGCAAGGTTAGGAATGAACTGAAGGTATTTGTCTGTGAAGGCAAGAAGATGTTTGAAGAAGTTGCAAGCCAACAGCGGAATCAAATCAAGAAGGTTTACCTAGCAGAAAGCTATTATCATCAATATACGAAACAAAATCCAGAATACTTAAAAGGGTTGGATTTTGAAGTATTATCTGATCAAGTTATGAAGGAAGCATCTGAAACGATAACACCTCAAGGAATATTAGCGATTGTTAAGCAGCCAATTTATACCCTAAAAGATATGACTTCCGGTGATTCCATCCGATTGCTTCTACTTGAAGATATCAGAGATCCAGGAAATTTGGGTACGATGGTAAGAACAGCAGAAGGTGTTGGAATGACTGGTATTGTACTTAGTAAAGATAGTGTTGATATGTTTAACCCAAAGGTAATCCGTTCTACCATGGGAGCTATATTTCGGGTGCCTTTCTTCTATGCTGAAGATTTTTATGCATGCCTAAATCAAATCAAAAATGAGGAAATAGCGATATATGCAGCTCATTTGCAAGGTGCGGTATGGTATGATAAAGTTTCTTATCAAGGGAAGTCCGCTATTCTAATTGGAAATGAAGCGAATGGGCTAAGTGATAAAGCAACTTCACTTTCTACACAGAGAATTAAGATACCGATGGAAGGCAATGTTGAATCCCTAAATGCAGCAATCGCAGCGGCTGTGTTAATGTATGAGTCTTATCGTCAGATTCGAAACCATTAG
- a CDS encoding coiled-coil domain-containing protein, which yields MTPVKVVNPRPVVVKQALSKSAPLKVEKEFENKIDKKEDKIDKKEQKNQLKLLKTMEMEREKELREEKKRLEALSKESTKEKKKEDKKIAKLDKKNEKLALKESFKQEKFQKKEELEQAKLQAFHEERQEKLAKKEEKKQVKQGKKQSKIDASIAKKEQKEKEKDLEKQALMAKQQEREEKKQAILERKATIKQEKIDKKEENRLAKLKAKEDAKISKYVHKQQKLQEKIAKASNPNVNMMEKEEKSNGSKVSQKAYMEKMRLKEEKQRSQVRLEEERRIKALNSEKNANLPETNLYEAAQDIIDELVKQKKEDSINLKQAMENESEMKQEANECLATSKEDDELIEEVLREFFM from the coding sequence GTGACGCCAGTAAAAGTAGTAAATCCAAGGCCAGTAGTGGTAAAACAAGCCCTTTCCAAAAGTGCTCCATTAAAAGTTGAAAAAGAGTTTGAGAATAAAATTGATAAGAAAGAGGATAAAATTGATAAGAAAGAGCAAAAAAATCAATTGAAACTCTTAAAAACAATGGAAATGGAAAGAGAAAAGGAACTTAGAGAAGAGAAAAAAAGATTAGAAGCTTTATCAAAAGAATCCACCAAGGAAAAGAAAAAAGAGGACAAAAAGATTGCCAAACTTGATAAGAAAAATGAAAAATTAGCCTTAAAAGAATCCTTCAAGCAAGAAAAATTTCAGAAAAAAGAAGAACTAGAACAAGCAAAGTTGCAGGCTTTCCATGAAGAAAGGCAAGAAAAACTTGCTAAAAAAGAAGAAAAGAAACAAGTGAAACAAGGCAAAAAGCAATCTAAGATAGATGCAAGTATCGCTAAAAAAGAGCAAAAAGAAAAAGAAAAGGATTTGGAAAAACAGGCTCTGATGGCAAAGCAACAAGAAAGGGAAGAAAAAAAACAAGCAATTTTAGAAAGAAAGGCTACGATAAAGCAAGAAAAAATAGATAAAAAAGAAGAAAATCGTCTTGCAAAATTAAAGGCAAAAGAGGATGCTAAAATTTCAAAGTATGTTCATAAGCAACAAAAGCTTCAAGAAAAAATAGCAAAAGCTTCTAACCCTAATGTGAACATGATGGAAAAAGAAGAGAAATCGAATGGTTCAAAAGTTTCTCAAAAAGCATATATGGAAAAGATGAGATTAAAAGAAGAGAAGCAAAGAAGTCAAGTTCGTTTGGAAGAAGAAAGAAGAATAAAAGCCCTTAATAGTGAAAAAAATGCAAATCTTCCAGAAACTAATCTTTATGAAGCTGCTCAGGACATTATTGATGAACTTGTGAAGCAAAAGAAAGAGGATAGCATTAATCTTAAACAAGCTATGGAAAATGAGAGTGAAATGAAACAAGAAGCTAATGAATGTTTAGCAACAAGTAAGGAAGATGATGAATTAATAGAGGAAGTATTAAGAGAGTTTTTCATGTAA